From the Selenomonas sp. oral taxon 920 genome, the window GGTTATATGAGCGGCGATCTCGAGAATGTCGGCTATGCACGCGCAGGCGCGGAGAGCATCTACAACATCCAGATTATGGAGGAGCGCCAGACGATCATCGGCATCGGCGGTGCCGCTACGACGAAGGTACTGGGGATTCGCAGCGGGCGTATGCGCTCGGTGTTCAACGCGAAGGATCTTGTGACTTATCTGCGCGATATTGATATCTATATTGAGAAACGCCGTGCGCTCCTGCGTGCGGAATACGAGGAGGAAACGCCCTGATGCTGACGAATGCGCCACGGGGGACGAAGGATATACTGCCCGATGCAGTGAGGGCGTGGACATATGTGGAGAATGTCATCCACGATCTTTGTGCCCGCTATGGCTATCATGAGATCCGCACGCCGGTCTTCGAGCATACGGAGCTGTTCCAGCGCGGCATCGGCGACGGTACGGATGTCGTGGACAAGGAGATGTATACCTTTACCGACCGCGGCGACCGCAGCCTGACGCTGCGCCCTGAGAATACGGCATCAGCCGTGCGCGCGTACCTGCAGAACAAACTCTATGCGGATGGGGGGCTGCAAAAGCTCTTCTACATCGGCTCGATGTTTCGCTACGACCGCCCGCAGGCAGGGCGCATGCGTGAGTTCCACCAGTTTGGCGTGGAGGCAATCGGCGGGGAAAGCCCAGCCGTGGACGCTGAGGCGATTCTGCTCGCGTATGACTTCCTCACGGCACTCGGGCTCAAGGGTCTGACACTTAAGCTGAACTCTGTGGGCTGTCCGACCTGCCGTCCCGTCTATCGTGAGTGTTTGCAGGCGTATTTCAAGGAGCATCTGAAGGATTTGTGCGGCGACTGTCAGGAGCGCTACACGCGGAGTCCCCTGCGGATTCTCGACTGCAAGGCGGACGCGGAGAAGCCGTTTATGGCAGGTGCACCTGCGATTACGGACTGCCTCTGTGAGGAATGTTCCTCGCATTTTGAGGCAGTGCAGAATCATCTGCGGGCGGCCGGCGTATCCTATGAACTCGATTCGCGTCTCGTGCGTGGGCTCGACTACTACACGCGGACGGCGTTCGAGATCGCCTATCCGCCGCTCGGCGCACAGAGTGCCGTTGCGGGCGGTGGACGCTATGACGGACTTGTCGAGGAGCTCGGCGGGAATCCGACCCCTGCGGTCGGGTTTGCGGCAGGGCTTGAGCGCGTTCTGCTCGCGCTAGAACAGCAGAATCTTCTGCCCGAGCGTCCCCCTGCGGCGGATGTCTTTCTCATCGCACTCGGGGAGGCGGCGGCAGCGGCTGCGTTTCCGCTGCTGCATGAACTGCGCGGCGGCGGTGTGCGCTCTCTAATGGACTATGCGGGGCGCAGCATGAAGGCGCAGATGAAGCAGGCGAACAAATCCGGCGCACGCTATGCCGTGATCCTCGGAGAGGAGGAGATCGCGAGGCATGAGGCGGTTGTGCGGGATATGATGGAGAGCACGCAGGAGACATATTCTCTTGACGATATGGTAAAACGATTGATTTCTGAGGTGAAGGGCTGAGATGGAAACGATGCAGGGACTTAAACGGACACATGACTGCGGCACGCTTCGTAAGGAGCAGGTCGGCGGAGAGGTAACGCTGTGCGGCTGGGTGTCGCGCCGCCGCGACCACGGCGGACTAATCTTTGTCGATATGCGCGACCGCTCGGGATTTGTGCAGATCGTCTTTGACGAGGCGGCGATGGCAGCGGGGACGTTCCACGAGGCGGAGACGCTGCGCTCGGAGTTCGTCATCTGTGTGCGCGGCACGGTGCGTGCCCGCAGCGCGGAGACGGTGAACCCGAACATGGAGACGGGTGAGGTTGAGGTCGTCGTCAATGAGCTGCGGATTCTGAACAAGGCGAAGACGCCGCCGTTCTACATTCAGGACGGCATCGACGTGGATGAGATGATCCGTCTGCGCTATCGCTATCTCGACCTGCGCCGTCCCGAGATGCAGGCGAATATTATGCTGCGCCACCGCGTGACGAAGATCATGCGCGATTTCTTCGATCGGAACGGCTTCCTTGAGATCGAGACCCCGATGCTCTGCAAGAGTACGCCCGAGGGGGCACGCGACTTCCTCGTGCCGAGCCGCCTCAATGCGGGCGAGTTCTACGCACTGCCGCAGTCGCCGCAGATATTCAAGCAGCTCCTCATGGTCTCGGGCTTTGAGAAGTATTTCCAGATTGTACGTTGTTTCCGCGACGAGGATCTGCGTGCCGATCGTCAGCCCGAATTCACGCAGCTCGATATTGAGATGTCCTTTATGGATCAGGACTCCATCCTCACGCTGATGGAGGAGATGGTGAAGGAGCTCTTTGACAAGAGCATGGGCATCAAGGTCGAAACGCCGTTCCGCCGTATGGGCTGGGACGAGGCGATGGAGCGTTTCGGCTCGGACAAGCCCGATCTGCGCTTCGGAATGGAACTGCAGGACATCACGGACTACGTCGGCGGCTCGGAGTTCAAGGTATTTAACGCCGTCATGGAGGCGGGCGGACGCGTCAAGGTCATCAATGTCGAGGGCTATGCAAACATTCCGCGCCGCGAGCTCGACGATCTTGTGCTGTATGTGCAGAACTACGGTGCGAAGGGACTTGCGTGGATTCAGTACACAGAGGAGGGCGTAAAGTCGCCCTTCAAGAAGTTCTATTCGGATGAGACGTTCGAGACGATCAAGAACGCTGTCGGCGCAAAGACGGGCGACCTCCTGCTCGTTGTCGCCGACCAGCCCGCCGTCGTGGCACAGGCACTCGGCGAACTGCGCCTTGAGATGGGCCGCCGCCGCAACCTGATGAATCCCGACGAACTGTCCTTCTTCTGGGTCGTGGACTTCCCGATGTTCGAGTACAGTGCGGAGGAGAAGCGCTACAAGGCAATGCACCATCCGTTCACGGCACCGCGCGATGAGGACATCCCGCTGCTCACGACCGATCCCGGGCGTGTCAAGGCGAATGCTTATGACATGGTGCTGAACGGGGTCGAGATTGGCGGCGGCAGCCTGCGTATCTATCGCAGTGATCTGCAGGAGCAGGTCTTTGAGACACTCGGCTTTGCACCGGAGGAGGCACGTGAGCGTTTCGGCTTTATGATGAATGCGTTCGAGTACGGCACACCGCCGCATGGCGGACTTGCGTTCGGTCTGGATCGCCTTGTTATGATTATGGCGAAGCGCCGCAGCATCCGCGATGTCATTCCGTTCCCGAAGACGCAGAGCGCGTCGGATGTCATGTGCGAGGCACCGTCGCCGGTCGACGAGAAGCAGCTGCGTGAGCTCTATATCCGTACGGCTGTGCCGAAGAAAAAGGCGGAGAATCCTGCACAGTAAGAATTGAAAAGAGGAGGGCGTCCGTTGATGGCGCTCTCTTTTCACGATATTTGGAGGGAATACTCCTTGAGTGAACGGGTTAATATACTGGGCGTGCATGTCGATGCGGTCACGATGACGGAGGCGGTTGCCGCCGTGCGTTCCTATATGGACGAGCGTGCGGGCGTGATGATTGCCACGGCGAATGCGGAGATGATTATGCGTGCGACGCATGACCCCGAACTGTGCGACATCCTCAATGCTGCGGCACTCGTCGTGGCGGACGGGGCGGGGACAGTCTGGGCGGCGCGACACCTCGGGCATCGGATGCCGGAGCGCGTGGCGGGCTATGACCTCGCGCAGGAACTGCTGCGTGCGGCTCCCTCAGAGGGGCGGCGCATCTACTTCTTCGGCTCTGCGCCCGGTGTTGCGGAGAAGGCAAAGGCAAAGGCAGAGAAGCTGTACCCCGGCATTGAGATTGTCGGCGTACGCGATGGCTACTTCAAGCCGGAGGACAATGCGGCGATCATTGAGGAGATCAAGGCGGCGAAGCCTGACCTCCTGCTGGTTGCACTTGGCGTGCCGAAGCAGGAGAAGTGGATTGCCGCACATCTGACGGAGCTCGGCGTGCCCGTTGCCATCGGTGTCGGCGGGACGCTCGACGTAATGGCGGGGGTGATGAAGCGCGCACCGCGCTGGATGCAGAAGGCAAAGCTCGAATGGCTCTTTCGCGGGATGCTTCAGCCGAAGCGCGCAGGCCGATTGCTTGCGCTGCCGAAATTCGTGTGGAAGGTCCACGCCTCGCGAAAATAAAAGCCGTATCTGTGGACAAAGAATAGGCTTTCCATTATAATTGATGGAAGTGCAATCATTTGATAAGGAGGCGGATGCGCATGGTCATTGTAAGCGAGGGCTATAAGTTTATCGGCGCGGCGCTTATACTGGCGGCTATTCTCGGATTCTTTGCACATCCGTATACGGCAATTCCATTTCTCATACTCGCGTGCTACTTTGCATATTTCTTCCGCAGTCCTGCGCGTGAGGTCGTGCAGGACGTGAATCACATTCTCTCTCCTGCAGATGGAACGGTCACGGAGATCTCATCTGTCGGGATGGACGACTTCGTGGGTGAGCGGTGCAACAAAATCGTCATCTTTATGTCGGTGTTCAATGTCCATGTCAACCGCAGTCCCATCAATGGGGAGATCAAGCTCCAAAAATACTACTGCGGACGCTTTCAGCCTGCGTATAAGGACGAGGTCGGCTTTGAAAACGAGCACCATCTGATCGGCATTGACCGCGGCGATCTGCGCATCACGGTGAAGCAGATTGCGGGCATCCTTGCGCGCCGCATCGTTTCGTGGGTGACGCTCGATGACAAGCTTAGGCAGGGCGACATCTACGGCATGATCCGTTTCGGCTCGTGTCTTGAGATCGTCATGCCCGAGCGTGCAGCGATTCTCGTGAAAAAGGGCGAAAAAGTGCAGGGCGGAAAAACTGTTCTTGGGAGGCTCGAAGGCGAATGAATTACAGACGGTTTCTGCCGAATCTCTGTACGGCGATGAATCTTGTCTTTGGTATGTGTTCCATTCTTGCGACGGTGGAGGGGCATCTCGACTGGGGCGCACTCTTCATCTTCTGTGCGCTTGTTGCGGACGGACTGGACGGGCGCATTGCGCGCGCGTTTGGTGTATCCAGCGAGTTCGGCAAAGAGATGGACTCGCTCTGCGACCTCGGTTCCTTCGGGGTTGCACCTGCGATCCTTGCATGGACGCTTGCCCTGCATAGCTACGGCTTTTTCGGAATTGCCGTGACGATCTTCTTTGCCGTCTGCGGCATGTGGCGGCTCACGCGCTTCAACGTGAATGCGAGCGTTGTGCACGGCTACTTTATGGGGCTTGCGATTCCGGCGGGCGGCAATCTCGTCGCCATGTCGACGTGGCTCTTTCTCGAGCTCAAGGTCGATCCGACCTCGTTCGGACTGGTCTACCCAATCGCCGTTGCCGCGACCGCATATCTGATGGTCAGTCATGTGCACTATCCCGATTTCAAGGGGGGCGGCGAGAAAATCCATATGGCATCCAAAATTTTTGCGCTTGTCGTATTTGCTGCAATCCTCTATTTCGGAAGCGCAGCGATCCTGCCCGCCGTATTTGCAGGGATCTTTGCGACCTATGCGCTCTTTGGGATTGTCAATCATGCGATTGCCGTTATGGCGCGTGCAAAGGAAGGCTGAACCCACATGACTGAGTTCGTTCAATTTGTTTCGCCCTATCTTCCGGCACATATCTTCGACATCATCATGGTGCCGATGCAGATTATTCTTCTGCTCTTTACCCTCTATTTTTTCTTTATCGGCTTCTGCTGTCTTTGGCGGCGGAGGGAGCAGAAGATCCTGACCCCCGAAAAGACTTTTGCCGTTGTGGTCGCCGCACACAATGAAGCGGCGGTCATCGGTCAGCTGATCGAAAATCTGAAACGCCTCGACTATCCCGAGGAACTCTATGACATCTATGTCATTGCGGACAACTGCACGGACGAGACGGCGCAGATCGCGGGGGATGCGGGCGCGATTGTCTGCGAGCGCACGCATCCGACGAAGAAAAGCAAGGGCTTTGCACTTGAGTGGATGTTTGAGCGTCTCTTTGAGATGGACAAGGAATATGACGCGATTGCGATCTTCGATGCGGACAACCTCGTTCATCCGAACTTTCTCAAGGAGATGAACAATCGCCTGCTCAAGGGAGACAAGGTCATTCAGGGGTTTCTCGATGCGAAGAACCCTTACGATACATGGGTTGCGGGGACGTTTGCAATTGCATTCTGGGTTATTGACCACATCTCGCATCTCGCCAAGACGAACATCGGGCTCTCGGCGTGCCTTGGCGGCACGGGAATGTGCATTACGACAGACGTACTGAAACGGCACGGTTGGCGTGCGACATGCCTCACGGAGGACATGGAGTTCACGATGAAGCTGCTCGCGGAGGGCATCAAGACGACGTGGGCACACGATGCCATCGTCTACGATGAAAAGCCGCTGACGTTCAAGCAGGCATGGAATCAGCGCCGCCGCTGGGCACAGGGGCAGTTCGACGTTGCGCATCGCTTTATCCCGACGATGCTCCGCGAGGGCTGGCGGCAGCGCGACATTCGTATCTGGGACGGCTGCATCTATCTGCTGCAGCCGCATTTCCTGATGATGTCGACGTTTTTCATTATCATCAGCTATGTGCAGCTCGCATTCCCGCCGTTCTACACGAGCATCTATAAGTTCCTGCCGTCACAGCTCATGACCGCCATCATGATCGGGCAGTACGTCCTGCCCATGATTATCCTCATCAAGGTGCGTGCAAAGCTGAAGGCATGGTTCTATCTGCTGCTCTACCCGGTGTTTATCTACTCGTGGATTCCGATCATCTTCCTCGGATTCATCCACCGCAACGAGCACGAGTGGAGCCATACGAAGCATACGCGCGCCATGAGCATGGATGAGGTCATGAGCGACGTGAAATAACACAAAAGGCTGCTGCATGAGTGCAGCAGCCTCTTTTCAATAAAAGGAGAAAATATGTATACATTACGTGTCGAGGGCGCATTTGAGGCGGCGCACCGCGTCGTGAATTATCCTGGCAAATGCGACCGCCTGCATGGGCATAACTGGGTGGTTGAGGCAACGTTTCAGGGAACGCAGCTCGATGAACTCGGTATGTTGATTGACTTTAAGGTTGCAAAGAAAGCACTTGCCGAAATATTGGAGGACTTCGACCACTACTATCTGAATGACTTTCCGCCGTTCAAGGATGGGGTAAATCCTACGGCGGAGAATCTGGCGCGCATTATCTACGAAAAACTTGAAGCGCACACCGAGGTGCAGGCATCCCCTGCGGAGCTGACCGCGCTGACCGTTTGGGAGTCGCCAAAGTCCTCTGTCACATATACGAAGAACTGATATGAGAGAGAACATCATCGAAATCTTTTCCTCCATACAGGGGGAGGGGAAATACGTCGGCTGCCGTCAGGTATTTGTGCGCCTTGAGGGATGTAATCTTGATTGTACCTACTGCGACACGGAAAATAAGGTCGGATGTCATGCGCACTGTATGGTGGAGGAGCGGGCGGGTACGCATGAGCTCGTCCCGTACGAAAATCCTCTTTCAGTGGAGCAGGTGGCGGAGATTGTCATGCGTCTTACGGGGGATGTCCCGCATCACTCTCTCAGCATCACGGGCGGGGAGCCGCTGCTTCATGTTGCCTTTATCAAGGAGCTTGCTGCACATATCGACCTGCCCATTTTCCTTGAAACAAATGGAACGCTCGATAAGGCACTCACGGACTGTATCGACTGCATTTCGCACATCAGCATGGATCTGAAACTTCCCGATGTTCTGTCCGCGCCCGTTTGGGATGCGCACGCACGCTTTCTCAAAGCTGCACGCGCAGTGGATGTCTATGTTAAGGTCGTTGTCGCGGCAGAGACGCGCGCAGAGGATGTGGAGCGTGCGGCGCACCTCGTCGCCGACATCGCACCCGCGACGCTCCTCATCCTCCAACCCGTCACGCCCTGCGGCGGCTGTACTGCGCCGTCTTCCGCACGCCTCCTCGAACTCCAACGCATCACCCTGCGTCATCTGTCCGATGTCCGCGTCATCCCGCAGACCCATCGGATGATGGATTTGCTCTAGTGTATGACAAGCAGTGAGCGTAAAAATACTCCTATCAAGTAGGGATCACTTTTTTGTCAGAGTCATCTTTCGTTTTTTGAGCGCTATAAGATTCTTTTCTATCATCCCAAGGGTATAATCTTCTCGCAGCGTTGGATTTATAGAGTAAATTGTACGCAAAAAACGGTCAGCAGCATTTATCACCTCATTAGAAAATTCATCAAAGGTAATTCTCTCTTTCTTCCATTCACCGTATTCGATTTCAGGCGGAAGAATACGTTCAAAAGAAAGAAGTCCACACTCGTTCCATTGTTCAACTCTTATTATACTGAGTTCAATATCATTTTCTTTATAGATGAACTCGATCCAAGTATTATATGACTCGATTTCGTTTAATAAAGCATACCCGTGTTTTTTGATTTCCTTCACAATTGTTGTCAGGTATTCAAACCAAAATGGAAGGATCTCAAAAAACACGGGGCATTTTCTTATTTGCTCGTCTTCGCTATAATCCCCATGTCCTTTTTCATTTACAACGATTTCAAACGGCCCAGTGATACAGCAATCAGATGGTGTAAAAGTCTTTATCTCATCTTCCGTATCCATTATCGCATAATTTATTTTGAACATATACGCTCCTCCTGTATCATTTGGTGCAGATTTTCCTGTCGAAGAGACGACGCATAGCAAGGTCTATGTGGATGACTTATCGACACAGAGCGAACTTTCTAGTATTTGTAGTATCTTTGTACAGGGAGAAGTTACTCTATATCATAAAAGACAATATGCTTGGAGTTCTCTGTTTTAAAGGAAATAAAGCGCCAAAACTCATCTTTGACAGATTCCTCAATGAATGTCTGAAATACAATGCCATTTTCGAGCAATAGAGTAATATCTCCTGTATCGGAAAAGTTGACCTTTGTTACCCTCACGCCGCGAGATAAATTCATATTCAGTGCTTTCACTTTTTCATCGTACACACTGTTATCATCATTTCCCATGTCAAATGGCTTTGTCTCATCGAAGCGTCTATACATATCACCGGAAGCCAAAATGATTTTATTGTTTTGCAGGAATCTCCATGCACATTGAACGACAAGATAGTACAAATGCTTTTCTTTGCCCTTTGCTTTAATTTTATCTCCAAAACCAATCCAAACGGTCAACCCTCCTTTTCCAACCTCTGAACAAGTTATGTTTTTCAGTATGTTGGATATGAATTCAAAATCATTCATTTATGAGCTCCTTTTGATGTTCGGGATTCTTGAGTATTATTTTAGCTATTTAGTAGATAAGCGGTGCAAATGCTTTAGAGGATACTTCGACTTCATTGTAAACATATCCTTCTCATGATAAGTTTCTCTTGTTACAGAAAAACTATTGACGGATATGTTAAACTAAACGGATAGTGATTCCTTAGTTATTTTTAGAAAGTGAATATACATACATGAAGATCATTGATGCTCATCTGCACTTTGGCAGAGGGGAGTATTTTGATACCGTGGCGTGGGCGGCGGGGCACGAGAATACGGAAGAGGCTCTGCGCCGCGACTTTCGTGCGTCGAACATTGTCCACGGCATCGTGATGGGCAATCTGCCTGTGGAGGAGACGAATCCGAACTATCCCGATATCTTCCATTATTGCGTTGGCATCGGGGGCGACGGTGTGACGGAGATTGCGGAGGGACGCATCGAAAAGCTTCTGCCCGTACTCGAACAACACCTAAAAAATGAGCGGTGTGTCGGCATCAAGCTCTATCCTGGCTATCATTATTTCTATATCTATGACGATATGCTTGCACCCGTCTACGAGCTTGCCGCACAGTACAAGAAGCCCGTTGCCGTGCACACGGGACTGACGGCGACGGAAAAGGCACTGCTCAAGTATGCCCACCCGAATGTGATGGATGAGGCTGCGACGAAGTTCCGTGATGTGCATTTTGTCATGTGTCATTTTGGCGAACCGTATTTCACGGACGCAGTCGCCGTGATGGAGAAAAATCCGAATGTGAGTGCTGATCTCTCGGGGATGCTTGCGGGTAAAATTCAGGATTTTGAGCTATTCTGTACGCGCAAGAAGTTCTACATCGAGCAGCTGCACGGATGGCTCGCTTATCTCAATGCCTATGACCGTCTCATGTTCGGGACGGACTGGCCGCTTGCGAATTTCGATGACTACATTGCGTTCACGAAGCTGCTCATTCCCGAGGAGCATTGGAATGCGGTGTTCTATGACAATGCTGTGCGGATTTATCATCTGCACTTATAAACGAGGAAAATCTATGGCAATATTGGAAATCAAAAAGGCGGGCGATCCCGTCCTGAAACAGGTGGCAGAACCGATTGAGCGGCTTACAAAGCGGCATCGGCAGCTGCTTGACGATATGGCGGAGACGATGTATTCCGCCGATGGCGTGGGGCTTGCCGCGCCGCAGGTGGGGAAATCCCTGCGCATCGTGGTGATCGACGTGCAGGACGAGCACGGGCTGCTTGAACTTGTGAATCCCGTTATCACGATGCGCGAGGGCTCTGTGGTGGACTCGGAGGGCTGTCTCTCCGTGCCGCAGGTCTACGGCGATGTGGAGCGTGCGGAGCGGGTGACGGTGGAGTATACGGATCGGCGCAGCCGGCGGCGGACTCTGACGGCAGAGGGGCTGCTCGCACGCTGTATTCAGCACGAGTGTGACCACCTCGACGGCAGGCTCTTTATCGACATCGCCGTGAGTCTGCGCAAGGCGGAGGAAAAGGAGTGACGAGGATGCGTGTCGTCTTTATGGGGACGCCGGATTTCGCCGTGCCGACGCTCGCGGCGATTGCGGCACGATCCAATCTCGCGGAAGTCGCTGCTGTCGTCACGCAGCCCGACCGCCCGCGTGGACGGGGGAAGAAGCTCAGTCCGTCGCCCGTGAAGGCATGGGCAGTGGCGCATGATATCCCCGTGCTTCAGCCCGTGCGCGCACGCGATGCGGCGTTTGTCACAGCATTTCGGGATTTGAAGCCCGATGTGGCGGTCGTCGTGGCGTTCGGTCAGATCCTTTCGCAGGAGGTGCTGGACGTGCCTGTGTACGGCTGCATCAACGTGCACGCATCTCTCCTGCCGAAGTATCGCGGAGCTGCACCGATTCAGCACGCCATCATGGCGGGCGAGCAGGTGACGGGCATCACGACGATGCAGATGGATGCGGGGCTTGATACGGGTGATATGCTCCTGTGGAGAGAAGTGCCGATTCATGCGGACACGACGTATGGCACACTGCACGACGCACTGATGGAAACGGGGGCAAGTCTTCTTGTTGAGACGCTTGAGCGGCTTGCAGCAGGGACGCTCGTGCGCACACCGCAGACGGGTACATCCTGCTATGCCGCACGCATTACGCGCGAAACAGTCGCGATGGACTGGTCGAAAAAGGCGCAGGAGCTCGATGCCTTTGTGCGCGGATTGAACCCCGTACCCTATGCGCAGACGAGCCTTGACGGCGCAGTCTACAAGATCGGTGCAATGCACCGTTCGGGAGGTGCTGCAAGTGCGCCCGCAGGGACGATTGTCGCCGCCGACCGCAAGGCGGGGCTTATCGTTGCCACGGGGGATGAAGATGTGGAGATCACAGAGATTCAAGCACCCGGCAAGAAGATGATGGAAGCGCGTGCCTTTTTGAACGGTTATACACTTCCCGTTGGCGGAAGGTTTTCATCATGAGTGCGCAGACATTGACGGTGAACGGCAAGACGGCGGGGGAGAAAAAGACCATCGCGCTCCCGTCGCGTCCGAAAAAGCGGCTTTTCATCGGTATGCTGCTCCTTGTGACGGTGCTTGCGGCGATGCTCCTCTTTGGGATCTGGTACATCGGCGTACCGGGGCTTGAGCGGATTCAGCCGGCTCTGCCGTGGGTCATCGGGGGGGCGTTGACGCTCGCCGTTTTGCTGTCCTTCTTTGGGATCTTCAATATGGTGCTGGCGATTGCGGGGCTTCCGTACTTGCCGTGGATGAAACGGCAGACTTATGAGCTCATTAATCTGCTCTTTCCCGCAGCCGTGCGTCTCGGGGCAATTTTCGGCGTGAAGCGGCGGAAGCTCGAAGGATCATTTATTGCTGTGAGCAATCTGCTCTTTCA encodes:
- the fmt gene encoding methionyl-tRNA formyltransferase; its protein translation is MRVVFMGTPDFAVPTLAAIAARSNLAEVAAVVTQPDRPRGRGKKLSPSPVKAWAVAHDIPVLQPVRARDAAFVTAFRDLKPDVAVVVAFGQILSQEVLDVPVYGCINVHASLLPKYRGAAPIQHAIMAGEQVTGITTMQMDAGLDTGDMLLWREVPIHADTTYGTLHDALMETGASLLVETLERLAAGTLVRTPQTGTSCYAARITRETVAMDWSKKAQELDAFVRGLNPVPYAQTSLDGAVYKIGAMHRSGGAASAPAGTIVAADRKAGLIVATGDEDVEITEIQAPGKKMMEARAFLNGYTLPVGGRFSS